The stretch of DNA TGATTGTCTAAAAACGCTTTAAAACATTTTGACTTATCTCTGTTTCGACAGTCCCATAATTGCATCACAAACATAGTTGCACTTGCTGCAATTGCTATAGTCATTGGCCAATGCCAACTTAGGTAAGCATGCAACTGTACAAATAACCAAAGCGTAGTTAATTGTAATAGACCTATTATAAGTAAATCATTTTTACCAAATGCAATCGCCGTCGACTTTACGCCTATTTTTAAATCATCTTCTTTATCAACCATTGCGTAAAAAGTATCGTAGGCAATTGTCCAAGTTAAATTTGCAAAATAAAGGACCCACATCTCAATAGGAAGATCAGCTTGTACTGCCATAAATGCCATTGGAATCGCCCAACTAAAAGCAGCACCTAAAACAACTTGGGGAAAGTGAGTATATCGTTTCATAAATGGATAAATAGACGCTAAAAGTAAACCTCCGATAGACAAAATAACAACATAAATGTCTAGAGTTAATACTAAGAAAAATGCACTAACGATAAGTACAAAAAATAACTGAAGTGCTTCTGTTGGTGTGACTTTGCCTGATGGAATCGGCCGTTGTGATGTTCTAGACACATGGCCATCAAACTTTCTGTCGGCATAATCATTGATAACACAACCGGCAGAGCGCATTAATACCACTCCTAAGACAAATACTAGAGTGTAGTGCCAGTTTGGAACGCCGAAAGATGCTATCCACAACGCCCACAAAGTCGGCCATAACAATAAATAGATACCAATCGGTTTGTCCATTCTCATTAACTGTAGATAGGAGCTGAAATTGTTGAATGATAATTGCCAGCGCAATGCTTTAGTCCTCTATATTAATGATTAATGCAGGTAAGAAACACTCGTTCACAAGTAATGGTTTATCATTAAGATGAAAGACAGATCTGCGAATAAAACAAGGCTCTACAATTGGTTGATTTAGGTGTTGTTCAATATATGAGCCTAGATGTGAGGCCTTTTCTACTAGAGAGACTTCAATTTTGCCACGTTTAGCATGATGGCTTTGAAACAAAATCTGCCCTAATGACTGATTCCCAAGTTCGGCAAGTCTTGCCTCTGTTCCAATAATGGTTGACTCAGGCATGACGGTTTGTGCATAGATAAGAGGCGTATCACCCTGTTTTAATACAACTTCTCTAATAAGAGCAACATTGTCAGATGTATTTAATATTTTTTTCGTAGTAATACTAAGAGGTTTATAACATTGATTTATGACTTCTACTGAGAAAGACACACCGAGTTCTTTAACTTTTACAGTTAATGAACTTTCAGCACAGACCCAATGCTGTATTCCTTTTTTCAGGGCCAAAAGCTCATTGTCTTCGGCGGTTTGCCAATTTTCCGGTAAATCAATAGGAAACAAAATAATCATCTCATTTAAGTACGAAAACGTATGGTAGCAAAAATTATCTTAACTTCTCAAAATAAAAGCTGGTAGAACCTATATAATTCACTAAAATTAGCGCTAACTGATAAAAACAAAAGGTGAACGTTTTGTTACGTATTTTGATCGCAATAATTATATTAACCAGCTCATTCGGCTCGCAGGCAGCGGATGAAAAACCAAATGTTGGTTACTATGGTTTTGAGCCAGATATCATTACAAACTATGTAAGTAATAAAAGACGAATCGGATTTGTAAGAATTACGGCAGAGTTAATGATTGAAGACGTACAAAATGTACCAGTTGTTGAACATCATGCGCCGTTACTGCGCGACGCCATTATAGATATATTGATTCGTCAGCCAGAACAAAAAGTGAAATCGATGACTGGCCGAGAAGAAATAAGAATGTTGATTTTAGAAAAACTAAAAGAGCTGATGGAAAAGGAAACCGGTCACCCAGTAATTAAAGACTTAATCTTTACTAAGTATTTATATAGCTAAGGTGACGTAGTTAGCTAAGCGAAAGTTTTATAATCAAACAATAAGGGAGCTTGACTCCCTTTTTTTATTTTAACTTTTTAACGAGTAGTAAGCCCAACATTACCCCGGCAAGTAAACCACCTAAATGAGCCCAATTTGCCATTGGGATAGGTAATACGTCAATAAAGCCAACAGCCATCCAGACTAACAAAAAGATAAACAGGTTATTTGGAAGAAATAGCTTTGTTGACTTATGGATAGCACCGCATGTCCAAACAAAACCAGCAAGGGCATAATTGACACCCGACAAGCCTGCAAATTGATCATTGACCAAATAAGCTTGCAAGACATTTGATACTAACGCTGAAATAATAAAAACTTGAAAGAGAGTGATATAACCGAGAGTTTTTTCTACTTTTCCACCTAGATACCACCACCACGCCAGATTAAACAAAAGGTGTACAGCGCTTAAGTGCATAATAGCGGGAGTAATTAATCGATATGGTTCAGACAAGGTCCAGTTAAACTTAAGTGCAAAAAACACTTCTCGATACCAGCCTAAATATGACACGACAAAAATGACAATACATAAAGCCGTGATTGCACGAGTTAACAAACCAACACTTGACCATATAGTAAATAACCCCAAACTTTGGCTAGAGGTTGAGACTACAGGCTCTGCAAGTTGCCAAGATGCGCTTAAAAAATCTTCGTGGTGTGGATCGGCAATAAATCGTTCAAATGCCAACTGAACATTTTTTAAGTCACTATCAGATGTATAAATAGAGTAGCTAATGAGACCACTATCGTGTGCTTCTTCTACACGAAAAGATAAACCATTTACTTTGAGATAATCACAAAAAGCTAAACACGCTCTTTGCGATCCCAATTGCCCAATAAAATTCATCGGCTAATGATCAGAGCTTACAAATGGAAAGTTCTGGCGCCACATTTCAAATCCACCATCTACGCTATACACGTCTTCAAACCCTTGTTCTACTAAATACTGCGCTGCACCTTGTGAGCTATTACCGTGATAACAGAAGACTAAAACCGTTTGTTCGAAGTCGTTATTCTGGGCGAAAGTATTTAACGTGCCATTTGTAAGGTGAAACGCGTTTTCAACATGTGCGGCAGAAAATGACTGCTCATCTCTAATATCAGCTATCACAACTTGGTTATTGCTGATCATTTCATTTGCGTCAGTAATACTAATTCGCTTAAAAGTAGACATAAAAATTCCTGAAAGACCTTAATTTATTTATCATAATACTTACTTTAAGAGCCGATTATAGGTTTGTTATGCTCGCAATAAAAATTAATTCGCTAGAAATACTCGAAAAAGTCTGCCATGACTTCATGTCGCAACAAATTGTTCATGACACTGCGCATGATATTAATCATATAAAGCGAGTTGTAAAAAACGCGACCATTATCGCTGAAGCTGAGAAAGCTGACTTATGGGTTGTTAAAGCTGCAGCTTGGTTACATGAT from Psychrosphaera aestuarii encodes:
- the glpG gene encoding rhomboid family intramembrane serine protease GlpG, whose product is MNFIGQLGSQRACLAFCDYLKVNGLSFRVEEAHDSGLISYSIYTSDSDLKNVQLAFERFIADPHHEDFLSASWQLAEPVVSTSSQSLGLFTIWSSVGLLTRAITALCIVIFVVSYLGWYREVFFALKFNWTLSEPYRLITPAIMHLSAVHLLFNLAWWWYLGGKVEKTLGYITLFQVFIISALVSNVLQAYLVNDQFAGLSGVNYALAGFVWTCGAIHKSTKLFLPNNLFIFLLVWMAVGFIDVLPIPMANWAHLGGLLAGVMLGLLLVKKLK
- the ubiA gene encoding 4-hydroxybenzoate octaprenyltransferase, producing MDKPIGIYLLLWPTLWALWIASFGVPNWHYTLVFVLGVVLMRSAGCVINDYADRKFDGHVSRTSQRPIPSGKVTPTEALQLFFVLIVSAFFLVLTLDIYVVILSIGGLLLASIYPFMKRYTHFPQVVLGAAFSWAIPMAFMAVQADLPIEMWVLYFANLTWTIAYDTFYAMVDKEDDLKIGVKSTAIAFGKNDLLIIGLLQLTTLWLFVQLHAYLSWHWPMTIAIAASATMFVMQLWDCRNRDKSKCFKAFLDNHYVGLIVFIGLVIEYWIF
- the glpE gene encoding thiosulfate sulfurtransferase GlpE: MSTFKRISITDANEMISNNQVVIADIRDEQSFSAAHVENAFHLTNGTLNTFAQNNDFEQTVLVFCYHGNSSQGAAQYLVEQGFEDVYSVDGGFEMWRQNFPFVSSDH
- a CDS encoding flagellar basal body-associated protein FliL, which produces MNVLLRILIAIIILTSSFGSQAADEKPNVGYYGFEPDIITNYVSNKRRIGFVRITAELMIEDVQNVPVVEHHAPLLRDAIIDILIRQPEQKVKSMTGREEIRMLILEKLKELMEKETGHPVIKDLIFTKYLYS
- a CDS encoding chorismate--pyruvate lyase family protein — translated: MFPIDLPENWQTAEDNELLALKKGIQHWVCAESSLTVKVKELGVSFSVEVINQCYKPLSITTKKILNTSDNVALIREVVLKQGDTPLIYAQTVMPESTIIGTEARLAELGNQSLGQILFQSHHAKRGKIEVSLVEKASHLGSYIEQHLNQPIVEPCFIRRSVFHLNDKPLLVNECFLPALIINIED